The DNA region ACCATGCTGTTGATGATTCCGGGCCCAAAGATTGAAGTAATCAATATGGCGCTGAGAACTGCCGGAAAACCATACAAAACATCGACCAGCCGCATAACCCCTTCGTCTTTCCAGCCTCGCCAATAAGCGGCCAAAGAGCCCAGTAAAACTCCAAACCCCATGCCGATCCCCACAGCCACCCAACCAACCATGAGAGAGTTTACCGCTCCTTTCATTACCCGGCTAAAAATGTCCCGGCCGTATTGGTCCGTGCCTAAAAGGTGGGCGGAGCCAGGAGATTGGAACCGTTGCGCAATGTTCATACGATTGGGATCATGGGGAGTGTAAGCTGGACTGAGGAAGGCCATGACTACGATGGCCATGACCAGAATTCCACCCACTATTAAATTTACGTTGCGAAACGCCCGCTTCAAATCCTTATCTCCTTGCGTTCCCCAACCCGTATGCGCGGGTCAACGAC from Deltaproteobacteria bacterium includes:
- a CDS encoding ABC transporter permease, whose amino-acid sequence is MKRAFRNVNLIVGGILVMAIVVMAFLSPAYTPHDPNRMNIAQRFQSPGSAHLLGTDQYGRDIFSRVMKGAVNSLMVGWVAVGIGMGFGVLLGSLAAYWRGWKDEGVMRLVDVLYGFPAVLSAILITSIFGPGIINSMVAIGIFNIPIFARLTRGASLSVWQRDFVTSARAVGQSNRAIIWCTILPNILSVLIVQGTVQLAIAILAEAALSYLGLGTQPPHPSWGRMLSEAQTFMEISPWLAIFPGLAIAVAVLGFNLLGDGLRDLLDPKLTEARR